Proteins encoded by one window of Arachis ipaensis cultivar K30076 chromosome B04, Araip1.1, whole genome shotgun sequence:
- the LOC107636425 gene encoding TMV resistance protein N-like has product MLVSSGNSQRLRQISCPPRMAYRTLPSMAASSSSSSSKKHDVFISFRGEDTRNNFTSHLCAALNQSKIQVFIDNRISKGDENSSSIFKAIRDSNVSVVVLSKDYASSTWCMRELTKILEQKKHGKGHIVVPVFYKIDPSHVRKQIGTYKKAFEKHERDVKHNILLKWKSALTEVANLVGWDSQNYRIESELVEEVVKDVMQKLNCIYPPEVKDLVGIDQNLAPIKSLLRIRSREVRIIGIWGMGGIGKTTIAKALFSKLSSQYEGSCFLENVREESEQHLLNKLLSEVLEDANHYFGTPIARSTFFMRRLSRKKVLIVLDDVDNPKKLEVLAAKHNFLGPGSRVIVTTRDKHVLSKGVDEIYEVKGLPLHHAIRLFSLNAFDKSYPESGFVMQSKMVVDYANGNPLALKVLGSFLHSRNLQQWNSALRKLTKIPNTEIQNVLRWSYDGLDDDEQKNMFLDIACFFQGEKKETVTRLLDICGFYADIGIRILQDKALITFSDANELHMHDLIQEMGLEIVRQESTKDPGRRSRLWDPEEIYDVLKNDRGSDAVEGIMLDVSQMRVLNLSYESFSRMTSLRFIKFYMSRGRTCNLFLLSGLESLSSKLRYLQWDGYPSKSLPSTFSPDNLVVLSMMGSHVEKLWDGVKSLPGLKEINLRACSNLTNLPDLSLAPNLERVDLSLCTSLLCVPTSIKYTNKLLLFNLESCKNLKSLPRNIHLFSLQMFILKGCSSLDEFSLTSENMTRLDLRGTDIEHFPESLWQLLNQLVYLNLESCAKLKSLTSNIHLVSLQRLNLRDCSSLEVFSVTSENMEYLNLGGTSIKGLPTSIWRNNKLFTLVLHSCKRLVNFPDKPKLGELSLTFNEQNSFEGPTVDEPWNLSSLSDLSLKGSGIVNLPASIKDLPRLKKLTLMDCKKLRSLPSLPSSLEDLSLDERNIDFLPVNIKDLSHLKKLTIINKKRQFSPPELPPSLKDIFLNESKVDSLLLSMKDLSHPQKFPLIKCKWLHPLLEFPPFLEDLSINESNIECLPVSIKDLSHLRKLSLIECQRLRYLPELPRSLEHLSVNGCNIESLPRNIKDLSHLQTITLVDCKRLRSVPELPPCLQSFCAADCRSLEIVPSSRTILMEERIAFYYNCINLDQNSRNNIIADAPFEAAFASLKERTPLGPLISICLPGIEIPDWFSYQTPNSALNIEIPQQWFIDSKFLGFALCLVIGGSHQNSNEGYDPDINCYHFVKPAGNSDPNDRFLGHCTTIMQVPWGFNSDHIFICYYPAFNVPIMQDFKDLAKYYDANSLNLRVIFKFKGPSQRLDLVKKCGVRPLLIANTKRIHIET; this is encoded by the exons ATGCTTGTTAGTAGCGGCAATAGCCAAAGACTCAGACAAATCTCATGTCCACCAAGAATGGCTTACCGGACACTGCCATCTATGGCTGCTTCATCGTCATCTTCGTCTTCCAAAAAACACGATGTTTTTATCAGTTTTAGAGGCGAGGACACACGCAACAACTTCACAAGCCATCTTTGTGCTGCTCTTAACCAAAGCAAGATACAAGTCTTCATAGACAACAGAATTTCCAAGGGAGATGAGAACTCTTCCTCAATCTTCAAAGCCATAAGGGATTCCAATGTGTCCGTGGTTGTTCTGTCAAAGGACTACGCTTCCTCGACGTGGTGCATGCGTGAACTCACCAAAATACTCGAGCAAAAGAAACATGGTAAGGGCCACATTGTGGTACCTGTGTTCTATAAGATTGACCCTTCACATGTTAGGAAGCAAATTGGCACTTATAAGAAAGCATTTGAGAAACATGAGAGAGATGTCAAACACAACATTCTGCTGAAATGGAAATCTGCTCTGACTGAAGTAGCCAATTTAGTTGGGTGGGATTCACAGAATTACAG GATCGAATCTGAACTCGTTGAGGAAGTTGTCAAAGATGTTATGCAAAAACTGAATTGCATATATCCCCCTGAAGTGAAAGATCTTGTTGGAATTGACCAAAATCTTGCTCCCATTAAATCCTTGTTGAGAATCAGGTCAAGAGAAGTTCGAATAATAGGAATTTGGGGCATGGGCGGAATAGGTAAAACAACCATTGCCAAAGCCTTGTTTTCCAAACTATCTTCTCAATATGAAGGTAGCTGCTTCTTGGAGAATGTAAGGGAAGAATCAGAACAGCATTTGCTGAATAAACTTCTTTCTGAGGTACTAGAGGATGCAAATCACTATTTCGGCACACCTATAGCAAGATCCACCTTTTTTATGAGGAGGCTTAGCCGAAAAAAGGTGTTAATAGTGCTTGATGATGTTGACAATCCGAAGAAGCTCGAAGTTCTTGCTGCAAAACATAATTTCTTGGGACCAGGCAGTAGAGTCATTGTCACAACTAGAGATAAGCATGTCCTTAGCAAAGGGGTCGATGAAATATACGAGGTCAAAGGATTGCCCCTTCATCATGCTATTCGGCTTTTTAGTTTAAATGCCTTTGACAAAAGCTATCCTGAATCAGGTTTTGTGATGCAATCTAAAATGGTGGTTGATTATGCAAATGGCAATCCATTGGCTTTAAAAGTTTTAGGCTCATTCCTTCATTCTAGAAATCTGCAACAATGGAACAGTGCTCTGAGAAAACTCACAAAAATTCCAAATACGGAGATTCAGAATGTGTTGAGGTGGAGTTATGATGGATTAGATGATGATGAACAGAAGAATATGTTTCTGGACATTGCATGCTTTTTccaaggagagaagaaagaaactgTTACAAGGCTACTTGATATTTGTGGTTTCTATGCAGATATTGGGATAAGAATCCTGCAGGACAAAGCTCTAATAACATTTTCAGATGCAAATGAATTACACATGCATGATTTGATACAAGAAATGGGTTTGGAAATTGTTCGTCAGGAATCAACCAAAGACCCTGGAAGGCGCAGCCGGTTGTGGGATCCCGAGGAAATCTATGATGTACTGAAAAATGATAGG GGAAGTGATGCAGTTGAAGGCATAATGTTAGATGTGTCGCAAATGAGAGTCTTGAACTTGAGCTATGAGAGCTTCTCAAGGATGACCAGTCTAAGATTCATCAAATTCTATATGAGTAGGGGTAGGACATGCAATCTGTTCCTTCTTTCAGGTCTTGAATCATTGTCTAGTAAATTGAGGTACCTCCAATGGGATGGATACCCTTCCAAGTCTTTGCCATCGACCTTTTCTCCGGACAACCTTGTTGTGCTTTCCATGATGGGAAGCCATGTTGAAAAACTATGGGATGGAGTTAAG AGTCTTCCAGGCTTGAAAGAGATCAACCTTCGCGCCTGCAGCAATTTAACCAATCTCCCCGACTTATCTCTAGCGCCAAATCTTGAAAGGGTAGATCTTTCTCTTTGTACAAGTCTGCTTTGTGTTCCCACATCTATCAAGTATACCAACAAACTTCTTTTGTTTAACCTGGAATCCTGCAAAAATCTGAAGAGTCTTCCAAGAAACATTCACTTATTTTCTCTTCAAATGTTCATTCTCAAAGGCTGTTCAAGTCTTGATGAGTTTTCATTGACTTCAGAGAACATGACACGCCTGGACTTAAGAGGGACAGATATTGAACATTTTCCAGAATCACTTTGGCAACTTCTTAACCAGCTGGTTTACTTGAATCTGGAATCCTGTGCTAAGCTTAAGAGTCTCACAAGCAACATTCACTTGGTATCTCTACAAAGGCTCAATCTTAGAGATTGTTCAAGCCTTGAAGTTTTCTCTGTGACTTCGGAGAACATGGAATACCTGAATTTGGGAGGAACATCAATTAAAGGATTGCCAACATCAATTTGGCGAAACAATAAGCTTTTTACTTTGGTTCTTCATTCCTGTAAAAGACTTGTGAATTTTCCAGACAAGCCGAAACTTGGTGAATTGTCTCTTACTTTCAATGAGCAAAACTCTTTTGAAGGTCCAACTGTGGATGAACCATGGAATTTGTCATCCTTATCAGATTTATCACTGAAAGGAAGCGGTATTGTGAACTTACCTGCAAGCATCAAAGATCTTCCAAGACTGAAAAAACTTACCTTGATGGATTGCAAGAAGCTTCGGTCTCTACCAAGCCTTCCATCATCTTTGGAAGACTTATCCCTTGATGAAAGAAATATTGATTTTTTACCTGTAAATATCAAAGATCTTTCTCATTTGAAAAAGCTTACCATAATTAACAAGAAGAGGCAGTTTTCTCCACCGGAGCTTCCACCATCCTTGAAAGATATATTCCTAAATGAAAGTAAAGTTGATTCCTTGCTTCTGAGCATGAAAGATCTTTCTCATCCACAAAAGTTTCCTTTGATAAAGTGTAAATGGCTTCATCCTCTACTTGAGTTTCCGCCATTTTTGGAAGATTTATCAATAAATGAAAGCAATATTGAGTGCCTGCCCGTTAGCATAAAAGATCTTTCTCACCTGAGAAAACTATCCTTAATAGAGTGCCAGAGGCTTCGGTACTTGCCAGAGCTTCCCCGATCTTTAGAACATCTGTCTGTAAATGGCTGTAACATTGAGAGCTTGCCAAGGAACATCAAAGATCTTTCTCATTTGCAAACCATTACCTTAGTCGATTGCAAGAGGCTCCGGTCTGTACCAGAACTTCCACCATGCCTGCAATCTTTTTGTGCAGCAGATTGCAGATCACTTGAGATTGTTCCAAGTTCAAGGACTATCTTGATGGAAGAGAGGATTGCCTTTTATTACAATTGCATAAACTTGGATCAGAATTCGCGCAACAACATCATTGCAGATGCCCCCTTCGAGGCAGCTTTTGCTTCCTTGAAAGAAAGAACACCTCTTGGTCCTTTGATATCCATATGTCTGCCAGGAATTGAAATCCCAGACTGGTTCAGTTACCAAACACCGAATTCTGCATTGAACATAGAAATTCCTCAACAGTGGTTCATTGATTCGAAGTTCTTAGGCTTTGCTCTATGCCTTGTAATTGGTGGTTCTCATCAAAACAGCAATGAAGGCTATGATCCAGATATTAATTGTTATCACTTTGTAAAGCCTGCTGGCAACTCTGATCCCAATGATCGTTTTCTTGGACATTGCACAACTATAATGCAGGTGCCGTGGGGTTTCAATTCAGATCATATATTCATATGCTACTATCCAGCTTTCAATGTTCCCATCATGCAAGATTTCAAGGACTTAGCCAAGTACTATGATGCAAACAGCCTGAATCTCAGGGTCATTTTTAAATTTAAGGGTCCATCTCAAAGGTTGGACCTTGTGAAGAAGTGTGGAGTCAGACCACTATTGATTGCTAATACTAAAAGGATTCACATTGAGACTTGA
- the LOC107636424 gene encoding uncharacterized protein At4g19900, translating to MPRLVSPTTKSPPSPSPSLILPMMLDFDDPIDELDFDDQNPDPSLDTTDPLSSAGYFYDPLSASLRRSFKTPRNIHQFSDPQTHNHILHFATVGYGRDDRAKAAFGSDDLPVDDDVRRLAAQVTAIEDALLIRSTSPLRKGWGDWFEKKSVFLRKDRMFRSNFEVLNPNNNPLLQDPDGVGASGFTRGDRIVQKLWLNEFKKAPPLTSKKVLLSINNNKNYNNVDSLKSDRRELRTNRVSGGIKGGAERRTLNDGNESIEEHGSDVGGDLTGKVLSVTASNSRKGKSVDFGRDHVYADDKTWGYYPGLPLNLSFTKFMEAFFGKGKCSMRVFMVWNSPPWMYSVRHQRGLESLLFHHPEACVVIFSETMELDFFKDTFVKDGYKVTIVMPNLDELLKGTPAHIFSSVWFEWRKTKFYATHYSELIRLVALYRYGGIYLDSDIIVLKPIYFLNNSLGMEDDLEAEKALNGAVMAFEKHRFFSAPETETQKAWQDALLENAQNYCKMLAYTNPVWSFPTAANVRNSVDLCLTFCSCSHIVALSIAVQKTPAGSLVQFCCISCRDIVD from the exons ATGCCAAGATTGGTATCGCCAACAACCAAGTCCCCTCCTTCCCCCTCCCCCTCTCTGATTCTACCAATGATGCTCGACTTCGACGACCCCATCGACGAGCTCGACTTCGACGACCAGAACCCCGACCCCTCCCTCGACACCACCGATCCCCTCTCCTCTGCTGGCTACTTCTATGACCCTCTCTCCGCCTCCCTCCGCCGCAGCTTCAAAACCCCTCGTAACATCCACCAGTTTTCCGATCCACAAACCCACAATCACATTCTCCACTTCGCCACCGTCGGATACGGACGGGATGATCGCGCTAAGGCCGCGTTTGGCTCCGACGACCTCCCCGTCGACGACGACGTTAGGAGATTGGCTGCTCAGGTAACCGCCATCGAAGACGCGCTTCTGATTCGAAGCACTTCCCCTCTCAGGAAAGGTTGGGGTGATTGGTTCGAAAAAAAGAGTGTCTTTTTGAGGAAGGATAGAATGTTTAGGTCAAATTTTGAAGTTCTGAATCCGAACAACAATCCACTTCTTCAAGATCCGGATGGTGTTGGTGCTTCTGGGTTCACCAGGGGTGATAGGATCGTGCAGAAACTGTGGCTGAACGAGTTCAAGAAGGCGCCGCCGCTTACCAGTAAGAAGGTTCTCCTCTccattaacaacaacaaaaattacAATAATGTAGATAGTTTGAAGAGTGATAGGAGAGAGTTAAGAACAAATAGGGTGAGTGGTGGGATCAAAGGAGGTGCAGAGCGTAGGACTTTGAATGATGGGAATGAATCTATAGAGGAACATGGGAGTGATGTTGGTGGGGATTTGACAGGCAAGGTTCTTTCAGTGACTGCAAGTAATAGTAGGAAAGGCAAGAGTGTGGATTTTGGGAGGGATCATGTGTATGCTGACGATAAGACTTGGGGGTACTACCCTGGATTGCCCCTGAATTTGTCGTTTACCAAGTTCATGGAAGCTTTTTTCGGGAAGGGGAAATGCAGTATGAGGGTGTTCATGGTATGGAATTCACCGCCTTGGATGTACAGTGTCCGGCATCAGCGTGGCCTTGAGAGCTTGCTCTTTCACCACCCTGAAGCCTGTGTTGTGATATTCTCGGAGACAATGGAGCTCGATTTCTTCAAAGATACCTTCGTCAAAGATGG TTACAAAGTTACTATTGTCATGCCAAATCTTGATGAGCTGCTGAAGGGTACACCGGCTCACATTTTTTCGTCGGTTTGGTTTGAATGGAGAAAGACCAAGTTCTATGCTACTCATTACAGCGAGCTTATCCGTCTTGTAGCTCTCTACAG GTATGGTGGGATCTATCTGGACTCGGATATCATAGTTTTGAAGCCAATATATTTCCTTAACAATTCTCTGGGTATGGAGGATGATCTTGAAGCTGAAAAAGCTTTGAATGGTGCTGTTATGGCCTTTGAAAAGCACAG ATTCTTTAGCGCCCCAGAAACAGAGACTCAGAAAGCATGGCAAGATGCTCTGCTAGAAA ATGCTCAGAATTACTGTAAAATGCTGGCTTACACCAATCCTGTTTGGAGCTTCCCTACAGCAGCAAATGTCAGAAACTCTGTGGATCTTTGTCTAACATTTTGTTCTTGTAGCCATATTGTTGCTCTTAGTATTGCAGTTCAGAAGACACCAGCTGGTTCTCTTGTACAATTTTGTTGTATAAGTTGCAGAGATATAGTTGATTGA